The following coding sequences are from one Capsicum annuum cultivar UCD-10X-F1 chromosome 3, UCD10Xv1.1, whole genome shotgun sequence window:
- the LOC107864482 gene encoding transcription termination factor MTERF15, mitochondrial, with the protein MTIRKARFFFTSFSTPSTLIPNPSLRYFCTNTTAVKRISQVQYPLQFLEKSPQRNLIAVSSLLKKYGFPAPELPKFLEKNRRLLNLDLVKIEKSLKILLSLKPSQEFLVSVINSCPRVLEYDAIRKWEGGIRGLEEGSILSSLAIRNILEVSVKFELDYDCVLGSLKCLKDLGVSDITLNKVLETHPMVTMMCADKIHDSFEFVVDAFGVGNVEFDRILRVYPGVLAFGSQSKFKRLLGEFKVLGFNKDVIKKQLLRDPRILALEVGELSRCLELLKSLKCRESIKKDIFHDGAFKAGYEVKLRVDCLRNHGITLRDAYGVLWKEPRVILYHVEDVEKKIEFLLHVMKIDIPCLVEVPEYLGVNFEKHILPRFKVIDHLRSIGGLGDEVGLRELIKPSRMKFYNLYVKPYPECEAIYGRFARNTEVRSQHPVGMWKLFKPPNNPKSREDIMNIKSYMDSLA; encoded by the coding sequence ATGACCATTAGGAAAGCCAGATTCTTTTTCACATCATTTTCTACTCCCTCTACCCTAATTCCAAATCCAAGTCTCCGCTATTTTTGCACTAACACAACAGCTGTAAAACGAATATCTCAAGTTCAATATCCTCTACAGTTCCTAGAAAAATCTCCCCAAAGAAATCTCATTGCAGTGTCAAGTCTTCTGAAAAAATATGGTTTTCCAGCTCCAGAGCTTCCCAAATTTCTCGAAAAGAATCGTCGTTTGCTAAATCTAGACCTGGTCAAAATTGAAAAATCTCTTAAGATTCTATTATCCTTGAAACCATCTCAAGAATTCCTTGTGTCCGTGATAAATAGTTGTCCCAGGGTTCTAGAATACGATGCTATAAGGAAATGGGAAGGAGGCATCCGAGGATTGGAAGAGGGGTCCATTTTATCCTCCTTGGCTATTCGGAATATTCTGGAGGTCTCGGTGAAGTTTGAACTAGATTATGATTGTGTTTTGGGGTCTTTGAAATGCCTGAAGGATTTAGGGGTTAGTGATATTACTCTAAATAAGGTTTTGGAGACACATCCTATGGTAACTATGATGTGTGCAGACAAGATTCATGACAGTTTTGAATTCGTCGTTGATGCCTTTGGGGTTGGAAACGTTGAATTTGATCGCATTCTCCGCGTCTATCCAGGTGTTTTGGCCTTTGGGAGTCAAAGTAAGTTTAAGCGATTGCTTGGTGAATTTAAAGTTCTGGGATTTAACAAAGACGTGATTAAGAAACAGCTTCTGAGAGATCCTAGAATTCTTGCATTGGAAGTTGGGGAGTTATCGCGGTGTTTGGAGCTGCTTAAGAGTTTGAAATGTAGGGAATCTATTAAGAAGGATATTTTTCATGATGGTGCTTTTAAGGCTGGGTATGAGGTGAAACTAAGGGTTGATTGCTTACGCAATCACGGGATAACCTTAAGGGATGCTTATGGTGTGTTATGGAAAGAGCCAAGAGTGATACTATATCACGTAGAGGATGTTGAGAAGAAAATTGAGTTCTTACTGCACGTGATGAAAATCGATATTCCGTGTCTTGTTGAAGTTCCAGAGTACCTTGGGGTGAATTTCGAGAAACATATTCTACCAAGATTCAAGGTAATTGACCATTTGCGATCTATCGGAGGACTTGGTGATGAGGTGGGGTTGAGGGAGTTGATTAAACCTAGTAGAATGAAATTTTATAATCTATACGTCAAGCCTTATCCGGAGTGTGAAGCAATATATGGAAGATTTGCAAGAAATACTGAAGTGAGAAGTCAACATCCTGTGGGAATGTGGAAGCTTTTCAAACCACCAAATAATCCAAAGTCCAGAGAAGATATTATGAACATTAAGTCGTATATGGATTCATTGGCTTGA
- the LOC107864483 gene encoding 30S ribosomal protein S1 homolog isoform X2, which translates to MGTVSSGIGFLSQFFASDSAASTHQFCCFSANSSPLHVNFSRSAAGCLVKRGSLLSTRVSVSTTGNAKIDGIDDQLSLSSDEIKPSRSADWKAARTYSERGLIYEGKVEGFNGGGLLIRFYSLVGFLPFPQMSPYHSCKESRKTIQEIARDLTGSVLSVKVIQADEDRRRLIFSEKEASWLKYSNKINVGDIYQARVGSVEDYGAFVHLRFPDGSYHLTGLVHVSEVSWDLVHDVRDILTEGDEVRVKIINIYREKSRITLSIKQLEEDPLLETLDKVIHKDASVNTNSLDSNGSSVIDPLPGLETIIEELLQEDGIYDILITRQGFEKRVVSQDLQLWLSNAPATGDQFTLLARAGRQVQEIQLTTSLDQEGIKRALQRVLERVP; encoded by the exons ATGGGCACAGTTTCAAGTGGCATTGGCTTTCTTTCACAGTTTTTTGCAAGTGATTCTGCTGCTTCTACTCATCAGTTTTGTTGCTTTTCAGCAAATTCAAGTCCACTGCATGTGAATTTCTCAAGGAGTGCTGCTGGTTGTTTGGTGAAAAGGGGTTCTTTGTTAAGTACTAGAGTTTCAGTTTCAACTACTGGTAATGCTAAGATTGATGGAATTGATGATCAGTTATCTTTGTCCTCTGATGAAATTAAACCATCTCGG TCTGCTGATTGGAAAGCAGCAAGGACATACAGTGAGAGGGGACTTATATATGAGGGCAAGGTTGAAGGCTTCAATGGTGGTGGTTTgttgattcgattttattctcTCGTGGGGTTTCTTCCCTTCCCGCAGATGAGCCCTTACCACTCTTGTAAAG AATCACGAAAGACAATTCAAGAGATCGCGAGGGACTTGACCGGTTCTGTCCTCTCTGTGAAG GTGATCCAAGCCGATGAGGACAGACGCAGACTGATATTCTCAGAAAAGGAAGCCAGCTGGTTGAAGTATTCTAATAAGATAAATGTAGGTGATATTTATCAAGCGAGGGTTGGTTCAGTTGAGGACTATGGTGCTTTTGTTCATCTGCGCTTCCCAGACG GGTCTTATCACCTCACTGGGCTTGTCCATGTCTCAGAAGTGTCTTGGGATTTGGTTCATGATGTGAGAGACATTCTCACGGAAGGAGACGAAGTGAGggtcaaaatcataaatatttacag GGAAAAATCTAGGATTACCTTATCGATTAAGCAACTGGAGGAAGATCCGTTGCTGGAAACTCTGGACAAAGTAATTCATAAG GATGCGTCTGTCAATACTAATTCCTTGGATTCGAATGGCAGTTCGGTTATTGATCCTCTTCCGGGGCTTGAAACAATAATCGAGGAACTACTGCAAGAAGACGG CATATATGATATACTAATCACTCGACAAGGATTTGAGAAACGAGTGGTTTCACAGGACTTACAGCTTTGGTTGTCGAAT GCACCAGCTACTGGAGATCAGTTTACTCTACTTGCTCGGGCTGGAAGACAG GTGCAAGAAATACAACTGACAACATCACTTGATCAAGAAGGCATAAAAAGAGCTCTACAGCGAGTCCTGGAACGTGTACCATGA
- the LOC107864483 gene encoding 30S ribosomal protein S1 homolog B isoform X1 encodes MGTVSSGIGFLSQFFASDSAASTHQFCCFSANSSPLHVNFSRSAAGCLVKRGSLLSTRVSVSTTGNAKIDGIDDQLSLSSDEIKPSRKSADWKAARTYSERGLIYEGKVEGFNGGGLLIRFYSLVGFLPFPQMSPYHSCKESRKTIQEIARDLTGSVLSVKVIQADEDRRRLIFSEKEASWLKYSNKINVGDIYQARVGSVEDYGAFVHLRFPDGSYHLTGLVHVSEVSWDLVHDVRDILTEGDEVRVKIINIYREKSRITLSIKQLEEDPLLETLDKVIHKDASVNTNSLDSNGSSVIDPLPGLETIIEELLQEDGIYDILITRQGFEKRVVSQDLQLWLSNAPATGDQFTLLARAGRQVQEIQLTTSLDQEGIKRALQRVLERVP; translated from the exons ATGGGCACAGTTTCAAGTGGCATTGGCTTTCTTTCACAGTTTTTTGCAAGTGATTCTGCTGCTTCTACTCATCAGTTTTGTTGCTTTTCAGCAAATTCAAGTCCACTGCATGTGAATTTCTCAAGGAGTGCTGCTGGTTGTTTGGTGAAAAGGGGTTCTTTGTTAAGTACTAGAGTTTCAGTTTCAACTACTGGTAATGCTAAGATTGATGGAATTGATGATCAGTTATCTTTGTCCTCTGATGAAATTAAACCATCTCGG AAGTCTGCTGATTGGAAAGCAGCAAGGACATACAGTGAGAGGGGACTTATATATGAGGGCAAGGTTGAAGGCTTCAATGGTGGTGGTTTgttgattcgattttattctcTCGTGGGGTTTCTTCCCTTCCCGCAGATGAGCCCTTACCACTCTTGTAAAG AATCACGAAAGACAATTCAAGAGATCGCGAGGGACTTGACCGGTTCTGTCCTCTCTGTGAAG GTGATCCAAGCCGATGAGGACAGACGCAGACTGATATTCTCAGAAAAGGAAGCCAGCTGGTTGAAGTATTCTAATAAGATAAATGTAGGTGATATTTATCAAGCGAGGGTTGGTTCAGTTGAGGACTATGGTGCTTTTGTTCATCTGCGCTTCCCAGACG GGTCTTATCACCTCACTGGGCTTGTCCATGTCTCAGAAGTGTCTTGGGATTTGGTTCATGATGTGAGAGACATTCTCACGGAAGGAGACGAAGTGAGggtcaaaatcataaatatttacag GGAAAAATCTAGGATTACCTTATCGATTAAGCAACTGGAGGAAGATCCGTTGCTGGAAACTCTGGACAAAGTAATTCATAAG GATGCGTCTGTCAATACTAATTCCTTGGATTCGAATGGCAGTTCGGTTATTGATCCTCTTCCGGGGCTTGAAACAATAATCGAGGAACTACTGCAAGAAGACGG CATATATGATATACTAATCACTCGACAAGGATTTGAGAAACGAGTGGTTTCACAGGACTTACAGCTTTGGTTGTCGAAT GCACCAGCTACTGGAGATCAGTTTACTCTACTTGCTCGGGCTGGAAGACAG GTGCAAGAAATACAACTGACAACATCACTTGATCAAGAAGGCATAAAAAGAGCTCTACAGCGAGTCCTGGAACGTGTACCATGA
- the LOC107864483 gene encoding 30S ribosomal protein S1 isoform X3, whose amino-acid sequence MSPYHSCKESRKTIQEIARDLTGSVLSVKVIQADEDRRRLIFSEKEASWLKYSNKINVGDIYQARVGSVEDYGAFVHLRFPDGSYHLTGLVHVSEVSWDLVHDVRDILTEGDEVRVKIINIYREKSRITLSIKQLEEDPLLETLDKVIHKDASVNTNSLDSNGSSVIDPLPGLETIIEELLQEDGIYDILITRQGFEKRVVSQDLQLWLSNAPATGDQFTLLARAGRQVQEIQLTTSLDQEGIKRALQRVLERVP is encoded by the exons ATGAGCCCTTACCACTCTTGTAAAG AATCACGAAAGACAATTCAAGAGATCGCGAGGGACTTGACCGGTTCTGTCCTCTCTGTGAAG GTGATCCAAGCCGATGAGGACAGACGCAGACTGATATTCTCAGAAAAGGAAGCCAGCTGGTTGAAGTATTCTAATAAGATAAATGTAGGTGATATTTATCAAGCGAGGGTTGGTTCAGTTGAGGACTATGGTGCTTTTGTTCATCTGCGCTTCCCAGACG GGTCTTATCACCTCACTGGGCTTGTCCATGTCTCAGAAGTGTCTTGGGATTTGGTTCATGATGTGAGAGACATTCTCACGGAAGGAGACGAAGTGAGggtcaaaatcataaatatttacag GGAAAAATCTAGGATTACCTTATCGATTAAGCAACTGGAGGAAGATCCGTTGCTGGAAACTCTGGACAAAGTAATTCATAAG GATGCGTCTGTCAATACTAATTCCTTGGATTCGAATGGCAGTTCGGTTATTGATCCTCTTCCGGGGCTTGAAACAATAATCGAGGAACTACTGCAAGAAGACGG CATATATGATATACTAATCACTCGACAAGGATTTGAGAAACGAGTGGTTTCACAGGACTTACAGCTTTGGTTGTCGAAT GCACCAGCTACTGGAGATCAGTTTACTCTACTTGCTCGGGCTGGAAGACAG GTGCAAGAAATACAACTGACAACATCACTTGATCAAGAAGGCATAAAAAGAGCTCTACAGCGAGTCCTGGAACGTGTACCATGA